The following are from one region of the Actinoplanes sp. L3-i22 genome:
- a CDS encoding SigE family RNA polymerase sigma factor: protein MKVDERDQEFAGFVGEHRGRMLHTARLLTAGDAHLAEDLVQTALTKLYVSWAAFRRAGSPDAYVRRALFNALLDEKRRVWRRFERPFAEVPDQPGTPSADDGDPELARALGELPPRMRAAIVFRFVHDMDVADTARALGCSVGTVKSQTARALEKLRAGLDTFQEVGVN, encoded by the coding sequence ATGAAAGTAGACGAGCGTGACCAGGAGTTCGCCGGGTTCGTCGGGGAGCACCGGGGGCGGATGCTGCACACCGCCCGCCTGCTGACCGCCGGCGACGCTCATCTCGCCGAGGATCTCGTGCAGACGGCGCTGACCAAGCTGTACGTGTCCTGGGCCGCGTTCCGGCGGGCGGGCAGCCCCGACGCGTACGTCCGGAGGGCTTTGTTCAATGCCCTCCTGGACGAGAAACGCCGGGTGTGGCGGCGCTTCGAGCGGCCCTTCGCCGAGGTGCCGGACCAGCCCGGCACGCCCTCGGCGGACGACGGCGACCCGGAGCTGGCGCGGGCGCTGGGCGAGCTGCCGCCCCGGATGCGCGCGGCGATCGTCTTCCGGTTCGTGCACGACATGGACGTGGCCGACACCGCCCGGGCGCTGGGCTGCTCGGTCGGCACGGTCAAGAGCCAGACCGCCCGGGCGCTGGAGAAACTGCGCGCCGGCCTGGACACCTTTCAAGAAGTGGGAGTGAACTGA
- a CDS encoding pectate lyase: protein MRRSVALRWAAGGATAITTAAIMLMLPTAQAMAADNLSLSSTAGADGSSKASGTSYGNVRDASTTTYWAPNATTGYVSVKWSSALTVSSAVIQQASGGGTITAWRMLNGDSGSVLTSGSGSPGTITFTATSLKKITFEITGASSAPRIAEFETYNGGTTPTTSPTATASPTPSSTGGSGSTPTGAWPSSAGNVSVSGTINVTGTYDGGMKTFCCIGDGSQSESQDPMFSIANGGTLQNVIIGSPAGDGVHCEGTCTIKNVWWNDIGEDAATFKGTGGGTSYVIGGGAKAGSDKTFQHNGNGTVSISGFYLSGSGKLYRACGNCTNSYQRNVKIDNVLLNDIDMVAGINTNWGDVATITRVTITNASSAVVCGQYKGVAKGSEPTYLGPGWNNANCKVTQSDVTYK, encoded by the coding sequence ATGAGACGATCAGTCGCCCTGCGATGGGCAGCCGGCGGAGCCACCGCGATCACCACCGCCGCGATCATGCTGATGCTCCCGACGGCCCAGGCCATGGCCGCCGACAACCTGAGCCTCAGCTCCACCGCCGGTGCCGACGGCTCCAGCAAGGCCAGCGGCACCAGCTACGGCAACGTCCGGGACGCCAGCACCACCACCTACTGGGCGCCGAACGCCACCACCGGCTACGTCTCGGTCAAGTGGAGCAGCGCCCTGACGGTTTCCTCCGCCGTCATCCAGCAGGCCTCGGGCGGCGGCACCATCACCGCCTGGCGGATGCTCAACGGCGACTCGGGATCCGTCCTGACCAGCGGGAGCGGCAGCCCGGGCACGATCACGTTCACCGCCACGTCGCTGAAGAAAATCACCTTCGAGATCACCGGCGCGTCCAGCGCGCCGCGGATCGCCGAGTTCGAGACCTACAACGGCGGGACGACCCCGACCACCAGCCCGACCGCCACCGCCAGCCCGACGCCCAGCTCGACCGGGGGCAGCGGCAGCACGCCGACCGGCGCGTGGCCGTCCTCGGCCGGGAACGTCTCGGTCTCCGGCACGATCAACGTCACCGGCACCTACGACGGTGGCATGAAGACGTTCTGCTGCATCGGGGACGGCTCGCAGAGCGAGTCCCAGGACCCGATGTTCTCCATCGCCAACGGAGGCACCCTGCAGAACGTCATCATCGGCTCCCCCGCCGGTGACGGCGTGCACTGCGAGGGCACCTGCACGATCAAGAACGTGTGGTGGAACGACATCGGCGAGGACGCCGCAACGTTCAAGGGCACCGGCGGCGGCACCAGTTACGTCATCGGCGGCGGCGCCAAGGCCGGCAGCGACAAGACGTTCCAGCACAACGGCAACGGCACGGTCAGCATCTCCGGCTTCTACCTGAGCGGCTCCGGCAAGCTGTACCGCGCCTGCGGCAACTGCACCAACTCGTACCAGCGCAACGTCAAGATCGACAACGTGCTGCTGAACGACATCGACATGGTCGCCGGCATCAACACCAACTGGGGTGACGTCGCCACCATCACCCGCGTCACGATCACCAACGCCTCCAGCGCGGTGGTCTGCGGCCAGTACAAGGGCGTGGCCAAGGGCAGCGAGCCGACCTACCTCGGCCCGGGCTGGAACAACGCCAACTGCAAGGTCACCCAGAGCGACGTGACCTACAAGTAG
- the atzF gene encoding allophanate hydrolase has protein sequence MTPVDRVRAAFDQLALGERPEAWISLRDRAAVLAEAVALEDRLAAGADLPLAGKLLAVKDNVDVAGLPTTAGCPSFAYRPAVSAPAVQRLVDAGAIVIGKTNLDQFATGLVGTRSPYGAVRDVRDPDRVSGGSSSGSAVVVALGIVDLAIGTDTAGSGRVPAAFQQIVGVKPTLGLVPTAGVVPACRSLDCVTIFARTLPEGREAIAIMSDPVYPADAPLAAPPRPVVAVPTELPGMSPEWVTAFERAAKSLEAAGARLRPIRLEPFLEAAKLLYEGGFVAERYAAVGAFVDTAPGDVDPTVGAIIGKARDIPAHVLVTDTERLAELRRAAMAEWGDADALLLPTAPVHPTIAEVRADPIGVNALVGTYTNFCNLFGLAAVAVPAPGIGVQVVTRGFADAVAADIAALIVGEPPAPAPVRGLPLLVVGAHLAGQPLNHQLTSVGARLVGAVRTAPEYRLYALPAGKPGLVRVLAGGAAIDGEVWDVPPAALGPFLAGLPEPMALGKVRLADGSSVTGFLCEPVAMDGAPDITGHGGWLAYLSSAAD, from the coding sequence ATGACGCCGGTGGACCGGGTTCGGGCCGCGTTCGACCAGCTCGCGCTGGGGGAACGGCCGGAGGCGTGGATCTCGTTGCGGGACCGCGCGGCGGTGCTCGCGGAGGCGGTCGCGCTCGAGGACCGGCTGGCCGCCGGGGCGGACCTGCCGCTCGCCGGGAAACTCCTGGCCGTCAAGGACAACGTCGACGTGGCCGGGCTGCCGACGACGGCCGGGTGCCCGTCGTTCGCGTACCGGCCCGCGGTCAGCGCGCCGGCCGTGCAGCGCCTCGTCGACGCCGGGGCGATCGTGATCGGGAAGACCAATCTGGATCAGTTCGCCACCGGGCTGGTCGGGACCCGCAGCCCGTACGGGGCGGTGCGGGACGTCCGGGATCCGGACCGCGTCTCCGGCGGGTCGAGCTCCGGGTCGGCGGTGGTGGTCGCGCTCGGGATCGTGGACCTGGCGATCGGCACCGACACCGCCGGATCCGGGCGGGTGCCGGCGGCGTTCCAGCAGATCGTCGGGGTCAAGCCGACGCTCGGGCTGGTGCCGACCGCGGGGGTGGTGCCGGCCTGCCGGAGCCTCGACTGCGTGACGATCTTCGCGCGGACCCTCCCGGAGGGCCGCGAGGCGATCGCGATCATGAGCGATCCGGTGTACCCGGCCGACGCGCCGCTCGCCGCGCCACCGCGGCCGGTCGTCGCCGTGCCCACCGAGCTGCCCGGGATGTCGCCGGAATGGGTCACGGCCTTCGAACGGGCCGCGAAATCCCTGGAGGCGGCCGGGGCGCGGCTGCGGCCGATCCGCCTGGAGCCTTTCCTCGAGGCCGCCAAGCTGCTGTACGAGGGTGGGTTCGTCGCCGAGCGGTACGCGGCCGTGGGCGCGTTCGTCGACACGGCGCCGGGCGACGTGGACCCGACGGTCGGCGCGATCATCGGCAAGGCCCGGGACATCCCGGCGCACGTGCTCGTCACCGACACCGAACGGCTGGCGGAGCTGCGGCGGGCGGCGATGGCGGAGTGGGGGGACGCGGACGCGCTGCTGCTGCCGACCGCGCCGGTCCACCCGACGATCGCCGAGGTCCGGGCGGATCCGATCGGGGTGAACGCGCTGGTCGGGACGTACACCAACTTCTGCAACCTGTTCGGGCTGGCCGCGGTCGCGGTGCCGGCGCCGGGGATCGGGGTGCAGGTGGTCACCCGCGGCTTCGCGGACGCGGTCGCCGCCGACATCGCGGCGCTGATCGTCGGGGAGCCGCCCGCGCCGGCGCCGGTCCGCGGGCTGCCGCTGCTGGTGGTGGGGGCGCACCTCGCCGGGCAGCCGCTCAACCATCAGCTCACCTCGGTGGGGGCGCGGCTGGTCGGGGCGGTCCGGACCGCGCCGGAGTACCGGCTGTACGCGTTGCCGGCCGGCAAACCCGGATTGGTCCGGGTCCTCGCCGGTGGCGCCGCGATCGACGGGGAGGTGTGGGACGTGCCGCCGGCGGCGCTCGGGCCGTTCCTGGCGGGGCTGCCCGAGCCGATGGCGCTCGGGAAGGTCCGGCTCGCCGACGGGAGCTCGGTGACCGGGTTCCTCTGTGAGCCGGTCGCGATGGACGGCGCCCCGGACATCACCGGGCACGGGGGCTGGCTGGCCTATCTGTCGTCGGCGGCGGACTGA
- a CDS encoding biotin carboxylase N-terminal domain-containing protein, which yields MFDTLLVANRGEIACRIIRTASRMGLKTVAVYSDADRAAPHVRMADLAVRLGPAPARESYLLTDRVLDAALSTGAGAVHPGYGFLSEDAGFATKVSAAGLMFVGPTPEQLTAFGAKHTARDLARQAGVPMIEGTGLLSGIDQALVEAERIGYPVMLKATGGGGGIGMQACQNPEDLVEAYGRVERLAVANFGSGGVFLERFVQRARHVEVQVFGDGLGRVVALGDRDCSLQRRNQKVIEEAPAPGLPDAVRARLQESAVALCASVNYRSAGTVEFVYDATREEISFLEVNTRLQVEHPVTEEIFGIDLVEWMLRLAQGDAGFLDTPLQAAGAAVEARVYAEDPTQGYRPSAGLITNVRFPDEVQAKVRVQAPDRVPTVKETSAVLDGARVDRAEAAAKEVFAALDADCVGRAGAAAKEVFAARDADCVGGAEAAGKEIFATSGSVRVDGWVAAGTEVSTAYDPMLAKVIVFAATRELAYAKMLEVLRETRVDGIETNLGLLRAAVIEPQVLSATHSTATLSTVVDEEPRVVVERAGTLTTVQDWPGRIGLWEVGVPPSGPMDDLSFRLGNKALGNDEGAPGLECTVDGPALRFSAATTICVTGAAAPVTVDGARVPRWEAVTVPAGSVLDVGRVGDGGLRVYVLFAGGLDVPRYLGSAATFTLGQFGGHGGRALRIGDVLRTGSGRAGDELLTRSDQVGGVLPTGAGRDGGVGRAGSGVVGGVLPPGPRRGGGVGRAGFGGGDGVLPTRAGRDGKARRAGSGGGGGGLVAGSGRGGGVGWAGSGGGGAGGWDGAGGVVPVGERPVIRREWRIRVTEGPHAAPEFFTREDVDAFYAATWEVHFNSARTGVRLVGPKPRWARTDGGEAGLHPSNIHDTPYSVGAVDFTGDVPILLGPDGPSLGGFVCPATVITAERWKLGQLSPGDTVTFVPVNDLDFGPLKKTSDDGILARDEDVTYRRSGDDNLLVEFGPMTLDLGLRMRGHALMDRLRAEGLTGVVDLTPGIRSLQIHVDPAVLPVRKLLDVVRSLELPATEDLEVPSRVVHLPLSWDDPATREAIARYMAGVRDDAPWCPWNIEFIRRVNGLDSVDDVYRTVFDASYLVLGLGDVYLGAPVATPLDPRHRLVTTKYNPARTWTPENAVGIGGAYLCVYGMEGPGGYQFVGRTVQVWNRWARQGTPWLLRHFDRIQWYPVGAEELLDLRADVAAGRHRFRIDEGTFRLAEYQAFLDDNADSIASFRAKQAAAFGDERAAWAAAGEFDPRPEPPAPVAVGEVAVPAGGTLVEAPFVSSVWRVDVRPGDVVVAGQPLLALEAMKLETVVAAPRGGIVADVLVTPGAQVAPGNPLVVIVGEES from the coding sequence ATGTTCGACACCCTGCTTGTCGCGAACCGCGGCGAGATTGCCTGCCGGATCATCCGCACCGCCTCGCGGATGGGCCTGAAGACCGTGGCCGTCTACTCCGACGCCGACCGGGCCGCGCCGCACGTCCGGATGGCCGACCTGGCCGTCCGGCTCGGCCCGGCGCCGGCCCGCGAAAGTTATCTCCTCACCGACCGGGTACTCGACGCGGCGCTTTCCACCGGTGCCGGCGCCGTGCACCCGGGATATGGGTTTCTTTCCGAGGACGCCGGTTTCGCGACGAAGGTTTCCGCCGCGGGCCTGATGTTCGTCGGGCCGACGCCGGAGCAGCTCACCGCGTTCGGCGCCAAGCACACCGCGCGGGACCTGGCCCGTCAGGCCGGCGTGCCGATGATCGAGGGGACCGGGCTGCTGTCCGGAATCGATCAGGCGTTGGTCGAGGCCGAGCGGATCGGTTACCCGGTCATGCTCAAGGCGACCGGCGGGGGCGGCGGCATCGGCATGCAAGCGTGCCAGAACCCCGAGGACCTCGTGGAGGCATACGGCCGGGTCGAGCGCCTCGCTGTCGCCAACTTCGGCAGCGGCGGGGTCTTCCTGGAACGGTTCGTCCAGCGGGCGCGGCACGTCGAGGTACAGGTGTTCGGCGACGGGCTGGGCCGGGTGGTCGCGCTCGGGGACCGGGACTGCAGCCTGCAACGGCGCAATCAGAAGGTGATCGAGGAAGCGCCGGCCCCCGGACTGCCGGACGCCGTGCGGGCCCGCCTGCAGGAGTCGGCGGTGGCGTTGTGCGCGTCGGTGAACTACCGGTCGGCGGGCACAGTGGAATTTGTCTACGACGCCACCCGGGAAGAAATCTCCTTCCTCGAGGTCAATACGCGTCTGCAGGTGGAGCACCCGGTCACGGAGGAAATTTTCGGCATCGACCTGGTGGAGTGGATGCTGCGACTCGCGCAGGGCGACGCCGGTTTCCTGGATACGCCACTGCAGGCGGCCGGCGCCGCGGTCGAAGCGCGCGTCTACGCGGAGGATCCCACCCAGGGCTACCGGCCGAGCGCGGGACTGATCACCAACGTGCGGTTCCCGGACGAGGTGCAGGCGAAGGTGCGGGTGCAGGCGCCAGACCGGGTGCCGACGGTAAAGGAAACCTCCGCCGTCCTCGATGGGGCGCGGGTGGACAGGGCAGAGGCGGCCGCGAAGGAAGTTTTCGCCGCTCTGGATGCAGATTGCGTGGGCAGGGCAGGGGCGGCCGCGAAGGAAGTTTTCGCCGCTCGGGATGCAGATTGCGTGGGCGGGGCAGAGGCGGCCGGGAAGGAAATTTTTGCCACGTCGGGTTCGGTGCGGGTTGATGGGTGGGTGGCGGCTGGGACGGAAGTTTCCACCGCTTATGACCCGATGTTGGCGAAGGTAATTGTTTTTGCGGCGACTCGTGAACTTGCGTACGCGAAGATGTTGGAGGTTTTGCGGGAGACCCGGGTTGATGGGATCGAGACCAATCTCGGGCTGCTGCGGGCTGCGGTTATCGAGCCGCAGGTTCTTTCCGCTACGCACTCGACGGCGACGCTTTCCACCGTGGTTGACGAGGAGCCGCGGGTTGTTGTGGAGCGGGCCGGGACGCTGACCACGGTGCAGGACTGGCCTGGGCGGATCGGGTTGTGGGAGGTCGGGGTTCCGCCGTCCGGGCCGATGGATGACCTTTCGTTCCGGCTAGGGAACAAGGCGCTCGGGAACGATGAAGGTGCGCCCGGGCTGGAGTGCACGGTGGACGGGCCGGCGCTTCGGTTCAGTGCCGCTACCACGATCTGCGTGACCGGGGCGGCGGCGCCGGTGACCGTCGATGGGGCTCGGGTGCCGCGGTGGGAAGCCGTCACCGTTCCGGCCGGCTCGGTGCTCGACGTGGGGCGGGTCGGGGACGGTGGGCTGCGGGTCTACGTGCTGTTTGCCGGGGGACTCGATGTTCCGCGGTATCTGGGGAGTGCGGCGACGTTCACGCTCGGGCAGTTCGGTGGGCACGGTGGGCGGGCGCTCCGGATCGGCGACGTGCTCCGGACCGGTTCCGGCCGGGCTGGCGACGAGCTTTTGACCAGGTCAGACCAGGTCGGTGGTGTGCTGCCGACCGGAGCCGGGCGGGATGGTGGCGTGGGGCGGGCCGGCTCCGGCGTGGTCGGTGGTGTGCTGCCGCCGGGGCCTCGGCGGGGTGGCGGCGTGGGGCGGGCTGGCTTCGGCGGGGGCGATGGTGTGCTGCCGACGAGGGCTGGGCGGGATGGCAAGGCGAGGCGGGCCGGCTCCGGCGGGGGTGGTGGTGGGCTGGTGGCTGGTTCCGGGCGGGGTGGCGGCGTGGGATGGGCCGGCTCCGGCGGGGGTGGTGCTGGGGGGTGGGACGGTGCCGGCGGGGTGGTGCCGGTGGGGGAGCGGCCGGTGATTCGGCGGGAGTGGCGGATCAGGGTTACCGAGGGGCCGCATGCGGCGCCGGAATTTTTCACCCGGGAGGACGTCGACGCGTTCTACGCCGCCACCTGGGAGGTGCACTTCAACTCGGCGCGGACCGGGGTGCGGCTGGTCGGGCCGAAGCCGCGGTGGGCGCGGACCGACGGCGGTGAGGCCGGGCTGCATCCGTCGAACATTCATGACACGCCCTACTCGGTCGGGGCGGTCGACTTCACCGGGGACGTGCCGATCCTGCTCGGGCCGGACGGTCCCAGCCTGGGCGGGTTCGTCTGCCCGGCAACGGTGATCACGGCCGAGCGGTGGAAGCTGGGGCAGCTCAGCCCGGGGGACACGGTCACGTTCGTACCCGTCAATGATCTTGATTTTGGGCCTTTGAAGAAAACTTCCGACGACGGGATCCTGGCGCGGGACGAGGACGTCACCTACCGGCGGTCCGGGGATGACAATCTGCTCGTCGAGTTCGGGCCGATGACGCTCGACCTCGGGCTGCGGATGCGCGGGCACGCGCTGATGGACCGGCTCCGCGCGGAGGGGCTGACCGGCGTCGTGGACCTGACGCCGGGGATCCGGTCGCTGCAGATCCACGTCGACCCCGCGGTGCTGCCGGTGCGGAAACTCCTGGACGTGGTCCGGTCCCTCGAACTGCCCGCGACCGAGGACCTCGAAGTGCCCAGCCGGGTCGTGCACCTGCCGCTGAGCTGGGACGACCCGGCGACCCGGGAGGCGATCGCGCGGTACATGGCCGGGGTCCGCGACGACGCGCCCTGGTGTCCGTGGAACATCGAGTTCATCCGGCGGGTCAACGGGCTGGACAGCGTCGACGACGTCTACCGGACCGTGTTCGACGCCAGTTACCTGGTGCTCGGGCTCGGTGACGTCTACCTCGGCGCGCCGGTCGCGACCCCGCTCGACCCGCGGCACCGGCTGGTCACCACCAAGTACAACCCGGCGCGCACCTGGACGCCGGAGAACGCGGTCGGGATCGGCGGCGCGTACCTCTGCGTCTACGGCATGGAGGGGCCCGGCGGCTACCAGTTCGTCGGGCGGACCGTGCAGGTCTGGAACCGGTGGGCGCGGCAGGGAACGCCCTGGCTGCTGCGACACTTCGACCGGATCCAGTGGTACCCGGTCGGCGCCGAGGAACTGCTCGACCTGCGCGCCGACGTGGCCGCCGGCCGGCACCGGTTCCGGATCGACGAAGGAACTTTCCGCCTCGCCGAGTACCAGGCGTTCCTGGACGACAACGCCGACTCGATCGCGTCCTTCCGCGCCAAGCAGGCGGCGGCGTTCGGGGACGAGCGCGCGGCATGGGCGGCTGCCGGGGAGTTCGATCCGCGGCCCGAACCGCCGGCGCCGGTCGCCGTCGGCGAGGTCGCCGTGCCGGCCGGCGGCACCCTGGTCGAGGCGCCGTTCGTGTCCAGCGTGTGGCGGGTCGACGTGCGGCCCGGGGACGTCGTCGTCGCCGGTCAGCCGCTGCTCGCGCTGGAGGCGATGAAGCTCGAGACGGTCGTCGCCGCACCCCGCGGCGGGATCGTCGCGGATGTTCTGGTCACGCCCGGAGCGCAGGTCGCGCCCGGCAACCCGTTGGTGGTAATCGTGGGAGAGGAGTCCTGA
- a CDS encoding urea amidolyase associated protein UAAP2 — MTTVLDQTVAARAPWSAVVKAGQTLTIVDLKGNQAVDCLLYNADDTAERYSAPDTVAAQKNIFLTTGTVLRSSEGRPLMTVVADEVGRHDTVGGACSRESNTLRYGHHTKHQHACVENFLLEGSRWGLGKRDLVSNINWYMNVPVDPDGSLGIVDGISAAGLSVSLRAEMDVLVLISNCPQINNPCNGFDPTPVQMRITT, encoded by the coding sequence ATGACGACCGTCCTCGATCAGACCGTCGCCGCGCGGGCGCCGTGGTCCGCGGTTGTGAAGGCGGGCCAGACGCTGACCATCGTCGACCTCAAGGGCAACCAGGCCGTCGACTGCCTGCTCTACAACGCGGACGACACCGCCGAGCGGTACTCCGCGCCGGACACCGTCGCGGCGCAGAAAAATATCTTCCTCACCACCGGGACCGTACTGCGGTCCAGCGAGGGCCGGCCGCTGATGACCGTCGTCGCCGACGAGGTCGGCCGACACGACACGGTCGGCGGAGCGTGCAGCCGGGAGTCGAACACGCTGCGCTACGGGCACCACACCAAGCACCAGCACGCCTGCGTAGAAAATTTCCTTCTCGAAGGCAGCCGCTGGGGCCTGGGCAAACGCGACCTGGTCTCGAACATCAACTGGTACATGAACGTCCCGGTCGACCCGGACGGCAGCCTCGGCATCGTCGACGGAATCTCCGCCGCCGGCCTCTCGGTCTCCCTGCGCGCCGAGATGGACGTCCTGGTCCTGATCTCCAACTGCCCCCAGATCAACAACCCGTGCAACGGCTTCGACCCCACCCCAGTCCAAATGCGCATAACCACTTGA
- a CDS encoding urea amidolyase associated protein UAAP1: MSTATTAGAREHARAQGGTIVEHMPTVPASPGLTWEETIPGGGYASRRLARGTTLQITDQYGDGCVSVVLFNADEPWERLNIADTVKVLWQAYVGEGHLLLSDQGRVLASVLAGAGDRSDTFCGTSTLLSNTERYGDGTPHGPTPAGRELFTLAAAKHGLTRRDIPPNISFFQGVRVGDDGGFTWLGSAGAGGVVELRAEMPVTVLLANVPHPLDPREEYTCSAVRLKAWPGPPTAPTDALWTRSPEGERAFLNTADYLTARGLT, translated from the coding sequence GTGAGCACGGCGACCACCGCGGGGGCCCGCGAGCACGCCCGCGCCCAGGGCGGCACGATCGTCGAGCACATGCCGACGGTGCCGGCTTCCCCCGGTCTGACCTGGGAGGAAACCATTCCCGGCGGAGGCTACGCGAGTAGGCGCCTGGCCCGCGGCACGACACTGCAGATCACCGACCAGTACGGCGACGGCTGCGTCTCGGTGGTGCTTTTCAACGCGGACGAGCCGTGGGAACGGTTGAACATCGCCGACACCGTGAAGGTGCTCTGGCAAGCCTATGTCGGCGAGGGGCACCTGCTCCTCTCCGACCAGGGCCGGGTCCTCGCCTCGGTGCTCGCCGGGGCGGGGGACCGCTCGGACACCTTCTGCGGAACGTCCACTCTGCTCAGCAACACCGAACGCTACGGCGACGGCACCCCGCACGGACCCACCCCGGCCGGAAGGGAACTTTTCACCCTCGCCGCCGCCAAGCACGGCCTGACCCGCCGCGACATTCCGCCGAATATTTCCTTCTTCCAGGGCGTCCGGGTCGGCGACGACGGCGGGTTCACCTGGCTGGGCTCGGCGGGCGCGGGCGGCGTCGTGGAGTTGCGGGCAGAGATGCCGGTGACGGTCCTGCTCGCCAACGTGCCGCATCCGCTCGACCCGCGGGAGGAGTACACCTGCTCCGCGGTACGGCTGAAGGCCTGGCCCGGCCCGCCCACCGCACCCACCGACGCGCTCTGGACCCGCTCGCCGGAGGGCGAGCGCGCCTTCCTCAACACCGCCGACTACTTGACCGCCCGGGGGCTCACATGA
- a CDS encoding amino acid permease, translating to MSVTSAPPDTDSADLRGFGYEPQLRRSIGSYASFAAGFSFVSILTTVFQLFAFGFSFGGPAFFWTWPLVFAGQFMVALTFAELAARYPISGCIYQWSRRLANATVGWFAGWVMIIAQIATVAAAAIALQVVLPSIWSGFQLVGGDPALTSTTGATNAVILGSILIAITTIINIIGVRLMSVVNSIGVTLEIIGVAAVVVLLLTHAERGPGVVFDTGGTGSGLGYVGPFLVSALMAAYVVVGFDSAGELSEETRDPRHTAPRTILRALAAAGIGGGLMLIAALMAAPSLTDGRLATEGLPYVLTSRLGETGGRILLVDVAIAIAVCTLAIQTAGSRMVFSMARDNVLPFSAALRKVSPRTGAPVLPAIVVGVGAAGVLLVNIGQPALFTAITSVCIVMLYIAYALVTIPLLVRRLKGWPGVSAETTERGGKLFSLGKFGLVVNVLAVVYGIGMILNLGWPRSEVYDPAGAHWYLHYFSLLFVGGALIAGGLAYLRFRTRVMSLHLPLPGSAPADAPVGPVAQVAPVAAAESVAVVAGAEPVAVVAGAEPVAVVAGAEPVAVVAGAEPVAVVAGAEPVAATTPVAPVAVVAEEPA from the coding sequence ATGTCCGTAACCTCTGCCCCGCCCGACACCGACAGCGCGGATCTCCGCGGCTTCGGCTACGAGCCGCAACTGCGCCGCAGCATCGGCAGCTACGCGAGCTTCGCCGCCGGATTCTCCTTCGTCTCGATCCTGACCACGGTCTTCCAGCTCTTCGCGTTCGGCTTCTCGTTCGGCGGGCCGGCCTTCTTCTGGACCTGGCCGCTGGTCTTCGCCGGCCAGTTCATGGTCGCGCTCACCTTCGCCGAGCTGGCCGCCCGCTACCCGATCTCCGGCTGCATCTACCAGTGGTCGCGCCGCCTCGCGAACGCCACCGTCGGCTGGTTCGCCGGCTGGGTCATGATCATCGCGCAGATCGCCACGGTCGCCGCCGCCGCGATCGCCCTGCAGGTCGTCCTGCCCTCGATCTGGTCGGGATTCCAGCTGGTCGGCGGCGACCCGGCGCTCACCTCGACCACCGGAGCGACCAACGCGGTCATCCTCGGCTCGATCCTGATCGCGATAACCACAATCATCAACATCATTGGCGTACGCCTGATGTCCGTCGTCAACAGCATCGGCGTCACCCTCGAGATCATCGGGGTGGCGGCGGTGGTCGTGCTGCTGCTCACGCACGCCGAGCGTGGACCGGGCGTCGTCTTCGACACCGGCGGGACCGGCTCGGGTCTCGGCTACGTCGGGCCGTTCCTGGTGTCGGCGCTGATGGCGGCGTACGTCGTCGTCGGTTTCGATTCTGCCGGTGAATTGAGCGAGGAGACCCGGGACCCGCGGCACACCGCACCCCGGACCATCCTGCGGGCGCTCGCCGCGGCCGGGATCGGCGGCGGCCTGATGCTGATCGCCGCGCTGATGGCCGCGCCCAGCCTGACCGACGGCCGCCTCGCCACCGAGGGCCTGCCCTACGTGCTGACCAGCCGACTCGGCGAGACCGGTGGCCGGATCCTGCTGGTCGACGTGGCGATCGCGATCGCGGTCTGCACTCTGGCCATCCAGACCGCCGGCAGCCGGATGGTCTTCTCGATGGCCCGCGACAATGTTCTTCCGTTCTCCGCGGCGCTGCGAAAGGTTTCGCCGCGGACCGGCGCCCCGGTGTTGCCGGCGATCGTCGTCGGGGTCGGCGCGGCCGGGGTGCTGCTGGTCAACATCGGGCAGCCGGCGCTTTTCACCGCGATCACCAGCGTCTGCATCGTGATGCTGTACATCGCCTACGCACTGGTCACGATCCCGCTGCTGGTCCGCCGGTTGAAGGGGTGGCCGGGCGTCTCGGCGGAGACCACCGAACGTGGTGGGAAACTTTTCTCCCTGGGGAAGTTCGGCCTGGTCGTGAACGTGCTGGCGGTCGTCTACGGGATCGGGATGATCCTCAACCTGGGGTGGCCGCGTTCCGAGGTCTACGACCCGGCCGGGGCGCACTGGTACCTGCACTACTTCTCGTTGCTCTTCGTCGGTGGGGCGCTGATCGCCGGGGGACTCGCGTACCTGCGCTTCCGCACCCGCGTGATGTCGCTGCACCTGCCGCTTCCTGGATCGGCCCCCGCCGATGCCCCGGTCGGCCCGGTCGCCCAGGTCGCGCCGGTTGCCGCAGCCGAGTCGGTCGCGGTGGTTGCCGGAGCGGAGCCGGTCGCGGTGGTTGCCGGAGCGGAGCCGGTCGCGGTGGTTGCCGGAGCGGAGCCGGTCGCGGTGGTTGCCGGAGCGGAGCCGGTCGCGGTGGTTGCCGGAGCGGAGCCGGTTGCCGCAACCACGCCGGTTGCGCCGGTTGCGGTCGTCGCCGAGGAGCCCGCGTGA